Proteins encoded together in one Chryseobacterium sp. G0201 window:
- a CDS encoding Crp/Fnr family transcriptional regulator, with the protein MDEIEKLAFALNHFAGLTEEEFKLSEEFWLPKTYQKGDFYNLRGTVCTYFGFIVDGVFRSYTIDEKTGEEKNVFLYSANGFVVSFKSFINQIPCDYHTQALTDATIIYIRYTDLLSLYQQSHRWEKFGRLLAQEAFNVTMSRIEGFILKSPEERYLDLIKQHPDIFNNVPLYHISSYLGIQGPSLSRIRKRISGK; encoded by the coding sequence ATGGACGAAATAGAAAAACTAGCCTTTGCGCTGAATCATTTCGCAGGTCTTACAGAAGAAGAATTTAAACTTTCCGAAGAATTTTGGTTGCCAAAAACCTATCAAAAAGGAGATTTCTATAATCTTCGCGGAACGGTTTGTACTTATTTTGGATTTATTGTTGATGGCGTTTTCCGTTCTTATACGATTGATGAAAAAACAGGAGAGGAGAAAAATGTTTTCCTTTATTCTGCCAATGGTTTTGTGGTTTCCTTTAAAAGTTTTATCAATCAGATTCCGTGTGATTACCATACTCAGGCGTTGACGGATGCTACGATTATTTATATCCGATACACAGATCTGCTTTCACTTTATCAGCAATCGCATCGATGGGAAAAGTTTGGAAGACTTCTTGCGCAGGAAGCTTTTAATGTAACGATGAGTAGAATCGAAGGTTTTATCTTAAAATCTCCTGAAGAGCGCTATTTAGATCTCATCAAACAGCATCCTGATATTTTTAATAATGTTCCGTTGTATCATATTTCCTCCTATTTGGGAATTCAGGGGCCGTCTTTGAGCAGGATAAGGAAAAGAATTTCAGGGAAGTAG
- the truA gene encoding tRNA pseudouridine(38-40) synthase TruA, with protein MRYFIEFSYNGKNYFGYQIQPNAISVQEELEKALSTILREEIKTTGAGRTDTGVHAKKIFAHFDTDQVLSDQFSHRLNSFLPADISIKRIFEVKDDFHARFDATFRTYEYYISMEKNPFTQDSAWQHWRRPLDIDKMNEACKILFEYEDFTSFAKLHTDNKTNLCKMYKAEWEQNGTELKFTVSANRFLRNMVRAIVGTMVEIGSGKIKPEELRNVIENKNRNSAGTSAPAQGLFLVDVGYDFN; from the coding sequence TTGAGGTATTTTATAGAGTTTTCCTATAACGGTAAAAATTATTTCGGTTATCAGATCCAGCCGAATGCTATTTCTGTGCAGGAAGAATTGGAAAAGGCACTTTCCACGATTTTACGAGAAGAAATTAAGACAACAGGCGCCGGACGTACAGATACAGGCGTTCATGCGAAGAAAATATTTGCGCATTTTGATACCGATCAGGTGCTGAGTGATCAGTTTTCACATCGATTGAACAGTTTTCTTCCCGCCGATATTTCCATCAAAAGAATTTTTGAGGTGAAGGATGATTTTCATGCCCGTTTTGATGCTACTTTCAGAACATATGAATATTATATCTCAATGGAGAAAAATCCGTTTACTCAAGATTCTGCGTGGCAGCACTGGAGAAGACCTTTAGATATTGATAAAATGAACGAAGCCTGTAAAATTTTATTTGAATATGAGGATTTTACAAGTTTTGCAAAGCTTCATACCGACAATAAAACCAATCTTTGTAAAATGTACAAAGCAGAATGGGAACAAAACGGAACGGAATTGAAATTCACTGTTTCTGCGAACCGTTTCCTAAGAAATATGGTGAGAGCAATTGTTGGAACTATGGTAGAAATTGGCTCAGGAAAAATAAAACCCGAAGAGCTAAGAAATGTCATCGAAAATAAAAACCGAAATTCCGCCGGAACTTCTGCACCTGCGCAAGGCTTATTTTTGGTCGATGTTGGATACGATTTCAATTAA
- a CDS encoding TlpA family protein disulfide reductase, translated as MKKLLLLLMMGVFGLSCSQKIPTVLKTKFSKEALQQKLENEEGKSVTIQQILDQHKGKVLVIDFWAGWCRDCLNALPKAKELEEKNKNIDFVFLSLDRSKEGFNKSLERFEMKDKENYWFSSGWKNDFNNYIDLNWIPRYMVIDQKSAIAKYYAISPEDPEIQSTIDKLLK; from the coding sequence ATGAAAAAGTTATTACTACTATTGATGATGGGTGTTTTTGGATTAAGCTGTTCTCAAAAAATACCAACAGTTCTTAAAACTAAATTTTCTAAAGAAGCTTTACAACAAAAACTGGAAAATGAAGAAGGCAAAAGCGTAACCATACAACAAATTCTTGATCAGCATAAAGGAAAAGTCTTAGTAATCGATTTTTGGGCCGGATGGTGCAGAGATTGTTTAAATGCACTTCCAAAAGCTAAAGAATTAGAAGAAAAAAACAAAAATATCGATTTTGTATTCCTTTCATTAGACAGATCAAAAGAGGGTTTTAATAAAAGCCTTGAAAGATTCGAAATGAAAGACAAAGAAAATTACTGGTTCTCTTCCGGTTGGAAAAATGATTTCAACAATTATATTGACCTGAATTGGATCCCAAGATATATGGTGATCGATCAAAAATCTGCGATTGCAAAATATTACGCTATTTCGCCTGAAGATCCGGAAATTCAAAGTACAATTGATAAACTTTTAAAATAG
- a CDS encoding purine-nucleoside phosphorylase, whose protein sequence is MLENSKQTADFIKNIIQDIPDFAIVLGSGLGKLQDEVEAIHVLEYKDIPNFPQTTVVGHGGKLIYGILEGKKILMMSGRFHYYEGHSIETVTFPIRIFHLLGIKNLILSNACGGVNPNFSVADVVIVKDHINMMPEHPLRGKNIDSFGPRFVDMSEPYNKKMIAAAEKVALENNIKFQQGVYVALQGPTFETPAEYGMIKAIGGDMVGMSTVPEVIVAKHMGMDVFCVSIITDLGGPDIAFAVSHEEVLNAANKAMPNVITLVKGLVKNYQ, encoded by the coding sequence ATGTTAGAAAATAGTAAGCAGACCGCTGATTTCATTAAAAATATTATTCAGGATATTCCTGATTTTGCCATTGTTTTAGGATCAGGATTAGGAAAACTTCAAGACGAAGTGGAAGCTATTCATGTTTTAGAATACAAAGACATTCCTAATTTTCCTCAAACCACTGTTGTAGGTCATGGCGGAAAATTAATCTACGGAATTCTGGAAGGCAAAAAAATATTAATGATGAGCGGCCGTTTTCACTATTATGAAGGTCATTCTATTGAAACCGTTACTTTTCCCATCAGAATTTTTCATTTATTAGGAATTAAAAATTTGATTCTTTCTAATGCTTGTGGCGGAGTAAATCCTAATTTCAGCGTTGCAGATGTTGTGATTGTAAAAGACCATATCAACATGATGCCTGAACATCCGCTTCGTGGTAAAAATATCGATTCTTTCGGTCCTCGTTTCGTTGATATGAGTGAACCTTACAATAAAAAAATGATCGCTGCAGCAGAAAAGGTTGCATTAGAAAATAATATTAAATTTCAACAGGGAGTTTATGTTGCTTTACAAGGTCCTACTTTTGAAACTCCTGCAGAATACGGAATGATCAAAGCCATCGGTGGCGATATGGTAGGAATGAGCACTGTTCCCGAAGTAATTGTTGCCAAACATATGGGAATGGATGTTTTCTGTGTTTCCATCATTACAGATCTTGGCGGACCGGATATTGCTTTTGCGGTGTCTCACGAAGAAGTTTTGAATGCTGCGAATAAAGCAATGCCAAATGTAATTACGTTGGTAAAAGGCTTGGTAAAGAACTATCAATAA
- a CDS encoding alpha/beta hydrolase: MKTKTIVLIHGLFVNNTSWKEWKTYFEAQGYTVHTPANPGHNGDPKNLKINIPSELKNVGFDDVVDHLSRFIDTLPEKPIVIGHSFGGLMVQKLIDMGKAVAGVSIDGAPPKNVMAPFSTVKVVWPVVNFFKGNSAFLGSKEWYHKAFFNNYSKAESDKLYETVAAPESRKLARDPLFKSSAKLDVNKPHEPLLFIAGSNDNIFPAAFSRKIANAYKDKNSIVDFKEFEGRSHFIAGEKGWEEVAGYVLSWLKKVN, from the coding sequence ATGAAAACAAAAACTATCGTATTAATTCATGGATTATTTGTGAACAATACAAGCTGGAAAGAATGGAAAACTTATTTCGAAGCACAAGGTTACACCGTGCATACGCCTGCAAATCCTGGGCACAACGGAGATCCTAAAAATTTAAAAATAAACATTCCGTCAGAATTAAAAAATGTAGGGTTTGATGATGTGGTAGATCATTTATCAAGATTTATCGACACCCTTCCTGAAAAACCAATCGTAATCGGGCATTCTTTCGGAGGATTAATGGTTCAGAAATTAATCGACATGGGAAAAGCGGTTGCCGGAGTAAGCATCGATGGCGCACCTCCAAAGAACGTGATGGCTCCTTTTTCTACTGTGAAAGTTGTTTGGCCGGTTGTGAATTTCTTTAAAGGAAACTCTGCGTTTCTAGGATCTAAAGAATGGTATCATAAAGCATTTTTTAATAATTATTCTAAAGCAGAAAGCGATAAATTATATGAAACTGTTGCCGCTCCTGAAAGCAGAAAACTGGCAAGAGATCCGTTGTTCAAATCATCAGCAAAATTAGATGTAAATAAACCTCACGAACCGTTGTTATTCATTGCTGGTTCTAACGACAATATTTTTCCTGCAGCATTTTCAAGAAAAATTGCCAACGCTTATAAAGATAAAAACAGCATTGTAGATTTTAAAGAATTTGAGGGAAGAAGTCATTTTATCGCCGGAGAAAAAGGTTGGGAAGAAGTGGCGGGTTATGTTTTGAGCTGGTTGAAGAAAGTCAATTAA
- the lpxK gene encoding tetraacyldisaccharide 4'-kinase, which translates to MKRWYLYPFSLGYHMVTGIRNTMYDLGIFKSTKFKTPIINVGNLSVGGSGKSPMVMYLAQYLSKHYRTGVLSRGYGRLTKGYDVTNYDSNYKTVGDEAMQLFERFKNRFVIAVSEERVPGAKKVIEDMDLDVLVLDDAFQHRAIKAGFNILMTDFNDPFFKDHLLPAGDLRESRTGYKRADIIMVSKCPDELTEETKQYYISRIRPDRTQKVFFSSIGYDENVYGKEKMLPDNNLNYYDILLITGIANPKPLLAHLAKFSQRVKHLKFRDHHNFSEDDIKKIVAEYKKLGEYKLILTTEKDYVRLKSFDYLRDIVYYWPINVVIDKKEEFNQIILDYVRK; encoded by the coding sequence ATGAAAAGATGGTACCTTTATCCTTTTTCCCTCGGTTATCACATGGTAACGGGTATCCGAAACACAATGTATGATCTGGGGATTTTTAAATCTACGAAATTCAAGACTCCGATAATCAATGTCGGTAACCTCTCTGTGGGCGGAAGTGGAAAATCTCCAATGGTGATGTATCTTGCGCAATACCTGTCTAAACATTACAGAACAGGGGTACTTTCACGTGGTTACGGAAGATTGACAAAAGGCTATGACGTAACGAATTACGATAGTAATTATAAAACTGTAGGTGATGAAGCCATGCAGTTATTTGAACGTTTCAAAAACCGTTTTGTGATTGCCGTTTCCGAAGAAAGAGTTCCCGGAGCCAAAAAAGTGATTGAAGATATGGATCTTGACGTTCTCGTTTTGGATGATGCATTTCAGCACAGAGCGATCAAGGCAGGATTTAATATTTTGATGACCGATTTTAATGATCCTTTCTTTAAAGATCATTTGCTTCCTGCCGGAGATTTAAGAGAATCCAGAACCGGTTACAAAAGAGCAGACATCATTATGGTCAGCAAATGTCCTGATGAACTGACGGAAGAAACCAAGCAGTATTATATTTCCAGAATCAGACCGGATCGTACCCAAAAAGTTTTCTTTTCATCCATCGGGTATGACGAAAATGTGTACGGAAAAGAAAAAATGCTTCCCGACAACAATCTGAATTATTATGATATTCTGTTAATTACAGGAATCGCCAATCCGAAGCCGCTGTTGGCACATTTAGCCAAATTTTCACAACGAGTTAAGCATTTAAAATTCAGAGATCACCATAATTTTTCTGAAGATGATATTAAAAAAATCGTTGCTGAATACAAAAAACTAGGTGAATATAAATTGATCTTAACAACTGAGAAAGATTATGTTCGTTTGAAATCCTTTGATTATCTTAGAGACATCGTTTACTACTGGCCCATCAATGTAGTGATCGATAAAAAAGAGGAATTCAACCAAATCATCTTAGATTATGTTAGAAAATAG